The following proteins are encoded in a genomic region of Ornithinibacillus sp. 4-3:
- the whiA gene encoding DNA-binding protein WhiA yields MSFASEIKKELTAIEIDDCCARAEIAALIRMNGTISISRGKYSLDVQTENAAIARRIYTLIKSIYPHTVELLVRRKMRLKKNNVYIVRLVQEVGKLLSELDILHEPYEFVRTISDEKFSKQCCKKAYLRGAFLASGSINNPETSSYHLEIYNNYKEHNDSLCELLNSFDLRARVLERRNGYITYMKEAEKITEFLIIIGAHNALFKFEDVRIVRDMRNSVNRLVNCETANLNKTIGAAFRQIENIKLIEEKMGLDQLPDKLREVALVRVEHQEASLKELGELVSSGKISKSGINHRLKKIDEIAERLRKEQSAGV; encoded by the coding sequence ATGTCCTTTGCCTCGGAAATAAAAAAAGAGCTAACAGCAATAGAAATTGATGATTGCTGTGCCCGTGCTGAAATTGCAGCATTAATTAGAATGAATGGGACGATTTCCATTTCACGTGGGAAGTATTCACTTGATGTCCAAACAGAAAATGCTGCAATAGCTCGGCGTATCTACACATTAATAAAATCGATTTATCCACATACAGTAGAATTACTTGTGCGTCGGAAAATGCGTTTGAAAAAGAATAATGTTTATATCGTTCGACTGGTTCAGGAAGTAGGAAAATTACTTTCCGAATTAGATATTTTACATGAGCCTTATGAATTTGTACGAACGATCTCAGATGAAAAGTTTTCTAAACAGTGCTGTAAAAAGGCATATTTACGTGGTGCTTTTTTAGCAAGTGGATCGATAAATAATCCAGAGACTTCTTCTTATCATTTGGAGATCTACAATAATTATAAGGAACATAACGACTCCTTATGTGAATTACTCAATAGCTTTGATTTACGTGCCCGCGTACTAGAACGTCGAAATGGTTATATTACGTATATGAAGGAAGCAGAGAAGATCACAGAGTTTTTGATTATTATTGGTGCTCATAATGCACTATTTAAATTTGAAGATGTGCGTATCGTTCGAGATATGCGTAATTCGGTAAACCGACTAGTAAATTGTGAAACAGCGAATTTAAATAAAACAATTGGCGCAGCTTTTAGACAGATAGAGAATATTAAGCTAATTGAAGAAAAAATGGGCTTAGACCAATTGCCAGATAAATTGCGAGAAGTTGCACTGGTAAGGGTGGAACATCAAGAAGCTTCATTGAAAGAATTAGGAGAACTAGTATCTAGTGGAAAAATTTCAAAGTCGGGAATCAATCATCGATTGAAGAAGATTGATGAGATTGCTGAACGGTTAAGAAAAGAACAAAGTGCAGGAGTATGA
- a CDS encoding SCO family protein, with translation MKYARLVMFGMILLLTACGASYDEIEPNMSRSVNDFEFTTESNESLSLEDLKGDWWIADFIFTNCETVCLPMTYHMSELQNRLADNGLDIRLISFSVDPDYDTPEVLTAYAEEYAADLSNWSFLTNYDFQTIKELSIKSFQAALKEPERGSDQVLHDTRFFLVSPEGETIKGYDGLDINSLDEIIDDLLVLHSN, from the coding sequence ATGAAATACGCTCGACTCGTAATGTTTGGTATGATTTTACTTCTTACTGCATGCGGAGCTTCCTATGATGAAATTGAACCAAATATGTCTAGATCAGTAAACGATTTTGAATTCACAACAGAAAGCAATGAATCATTATCCTTAGAAGATTTAAAAGGAGATTGGTGGATTGCAGATTTTATTTTTACAAATTGTGAAACTGTCTGTCTACCAATGACCTATCATATGTCTGAATTACAAAATCGTCTAGCTGATAATGGGTTAGATATTCGGCTTATTTCTTTTAGTGTTGATCCAGATTATGATACACCAGAAGTATTAACAGCTTATGCAGAGGAGTATGCTGCAGACTTATCCAACTGGTCTTTTTTAACAAATTATGATTTCCAAACGATTAAAGAGCTTTCTATCAAGTCTTTTCAAGCTGCTTTAAAAGAACCAGAAAGAGGTTCTGATCAAGTATTACATGATACTCGCTTTTTCCTTGTTTCTCCAGAAGGTGAGACGATAAAAGGGTATGATGGACTAGACATTAACTCACTTGATGAAATTATTGATGATTTATTAGTGTTACATTCAAACTGA
- the yvcK gene encoding uridine diphosphate-N-acetylglucosamine-binding protein YvcK, with protein MEKNNTPNVVVIGGGTGMPVLLRGLKNLPIQLTALVNVADDGGSTGRLRNDMEMPAPGDIRNVIAALSDAEPILVNLFQHRFSMGDGLSGHSLGNLFLAAMTSITGDFYTGIKEISRVLNVKGEILPIANENMILHAEMIDGTTVSGESKIPLANKKIKRVYLTPEAATPLPNALKAIAEADLVVISPGSLFTSILPNLIIPQVSQAIKDTKGKVVYVCNVMTQAGETAGFTASDHIQAICDHIGNGLVDSIVVHNESIKQTVRDVYAEENAQPVIYDTEQLIEMGLQIIEGDIIDYFDGTVRHNTNKIAKLLYSLID; from the coding sequence ATGGAGAAAAATAATACCCCAAATGTAGTAGTAATTGGCGGTGGTACTGGAATGCCAGTATTACTAAGAGGCTTAAAGAATTTGCCGATTCAATTAACTGCACTTGTTAATGTTGCTGATGATGGAGGAAGTACAGGGAGACTTCGTAATGATATGGAAATGCCAGCACCAGGAGATATTCGTAATGTCATTGCTGCATTATCTGATGCGGAGCCCATTTTAGTAAATTTGTTTCAACACCGTTTTTCAATGGGAGATGGCTTATCTGGTCATTCGTTGGGAAACTTATTTTTAGCAGCAATGACATCTATTACAGGAGATTTTTATACAGGAATTAAAGAGATCTCTCGCGTATTAAATGTAAAGGGAGAAATTCTTCCAATCGCTAATGAAAACATGATTTTGCATGCAGAAATGATAGATGGTACAACAGTTTCAGGAGAATCCAAAATACCTTTAGCTAATAAGAAAATCAAAAGAGTATACTTAACACCAGAAGCAGCTACACCTTTACCAAATGCTTTAAAAGCAATTGCTGAAGCAGATTTAGTTGTTATTTCACCAGGAAGTCTATTTACTAGCATTCTACCAAACTTAATTATTCCACAGGTATCTCAAGCAATTAAGGATACAAAAGGAAAAGTTGTTTATGTTTGTAATGTCATGACTCAAGCTGGAGAAACAGCTGGATTTACTGCGTCTGATCATATTCAGGCTATTTGTGATCATATCGGAAACGGTCTTGTTGACTCTATTGTGGTACATAATGAATCTATTAAACAAACAGTTCGTGATGTGTACGCAGAAGAAAATGCACAGCCAGTTATCTATGATACAGAACAATTAATTGAAATGGGCTTGCAAATCATTGAAGGAGACATCATTGATTATTTCGATGGCACTGTTCGTCATAATACAAATAAAATAGCTAAATTATTGTATTCGTTAATTGACTAA
- the clpP gene encoding ATP-dependent Clp endopeptidase proteolytic subunit ClpP has product MNLIPTVIEQTNRGERAYDIYSRLLKDRIIMLGSAIDDNVANSIVAQLLFLEAEDPGKDISLYINSPGGSITAGMAIYDTMNFIKSDVSTICTGMAASMGAFLLAAGAKGKRYALPNSEVMIHQPLGGTQGQAADIAIHANRIIQMREKLNEILAERTGQPIEIIEKDTDRDNFKTAQEAVDYGLIDTILERKDDMNK; this is encoded by the coding sequence ATGAATTTAATTCCTACAGTTATTGAACAAACGAATCGTGGAGAAAGAGCTTACGATATTTATTCTCGTTTATTAAAAGACCGTATTATTATGCTTGGTAGTGCTATTGATGATAATGTAGCAAACTCTATTGTTGCACAATTACTCTTCTTAGAAGCGGAAGATCCAGGTAAAGATATTTCATTATACATTAACTCTCCTGGTGGATCTATTACAGCAGGAATGGCGATTTACGATACAATGAACTTTATTAAATCAGATGTATCAACAATTTGTACAGGAATGGCAGCTTCTATGGGAGCATTCTTACTTGCTGCTGGTGCAAAAGGAAAACGTTATGCACTTCCAAATAGTGAAGTAATGATTCACCAGCCATTAGGCGGAACACAAGGGCAAGCGGCAGATATTGCTATTCATGCTAACCGTATTATTCAAATGCGTGAGAAATTAAATGAAATTTTAGCAGAACGTACAGGTCAACCGATTGAAATCATTGAAAAAGATACAGATCGTGATAACTTTAAGACAGCTCAAGAAGCAGTGGACTATGGTCTAATTGATACGATTTTAGAACGAAAAGATGATATGAATAAATAG
- a CDS encoding DeoR family transcriptional regulator yields MLPIERQKRIQELILQKQNMKISELSTLLNVSEMTIHRDIKPLIDQGIVIKTFGGITVANEKKPKVVSDEECIYCGRITNKRLAYRIFLSNNRTEVTCCAHCGLLRHHQLGDDAVQAICHDFLKHTTISAPLAWYVMDTSIEIGCCQPQVLSFEMEEHAKKFTKGFGGSVYNFQDAINVLLKKMNGDTSCCHK; encoded by the coding sequence TTGTTGCCAATAGAACGCCAAAAGCGTATCCAAGAACTGATTCTCCAAAAGCAAAATATGAAAATCTCTGAACTAAGTACTTTATTAAATGTTTCTGAAATGACCATCCATCGTGATATTAAACCATTAATTGATCAAGGCATTGTCATAAAAACATTCGGCGGTATTACTGTAGCCAATGAAAAGAAACCTAAAGTAGTTAGTGATGAAGAATGTATTTATTGCGGTAGAATTACTAATAAAAGATTGGCATATCGTATCTTTTTGTCAAACAACCGAACTGAAGTCACTTGTTGTGCTCATTGTGGTCTATTAAGACATCATCAGCTTGGCGATGATGCTGTTCAGGCAATTTGCCATGACTTCTTAAAGCATACGACAATTAGTGCCCCACTCGCATGGTACGTGATGGACACTTCTATTGAAATTGGTTGTTGTCAACCTCAGGTTTTATCATTTGAAATGGAAGAACATGCCAAAAAGTTTACTAAAGGATTTGGTGGAAGTGTATACAACTTTCAAGATGCAATCAATGTACTTCTAAAGAAAATGAATGGCGATACGTCTTGCTGCCATAAGTAG
- a CDS encoding FixH family protein, with protein sequence MLKYLKLFSFLLIAIALVACGSENNEVNENNEDEELPMVEVEFEVPEHVEVNETVTLKATVMYGDELLTEVDELNFEYWKDDDKENSITEDSINQNDGTYTLDVAFEEDGVYSIYAHTTAKEMHTMPLRKITVGSGTGEHEEDHDADHSHDHHHAEGFHLHFMEVTDAKVDEEIMLMVHLQMDDQPLENAKVRYEIINESDTNWADAEETVAGEYVGKHTFEEAGTYSIQIHVEDDEDLHEHETYEIEVQ encoded by the coding sequence ATGCTAAAATATTTAAAACTATTTTCATTTTTACTTATAGCAATAGCTTTAGTTGCATGTGGTAGTGAAAACAACGAAGTTAATGAAAATAATGAAGATGAAGAATTGCCTATGGTTGAAGTGGAATTTGAAGTACCAGAACATGTAGAAGTTAATGAAACAGTTACCTTAAAAGCAACCGTAATGTATGGTGATGAGCTATTGACAGAAGTGGATGAATTGAACTTTGAGTATTGGAAAGATGACGATAAAGAAAATAGCATTACAGAAGATTCGATTAACCAGAATGATGGTACATATACATTGGATGTAGCTTTTGAAGAAGATGGTGTTTACTCTATCTATGCACATACGACAGCTAAGGAAATGCATACAATGCCCTTGAGAAAAATTACGGTTGGTAGCGGAACTGGAGAGCATGAGGAAGATCATGATGCAGATCATAGCCACGACCACCATCATGCAGAAGGCTTCCACCTTCACTTTATGGAAGTAACAGATGCTAAAGTAGATGAAGAAATTATGCTAATGGTTCATTTACAAATGGATGATCAGCCACTCGAAAATGCTAAGGTTCGTTATGAAATCATAAATGAGTCAGATACGAATTGGGCTGACGCAGAAGAAACAGTTGCCGGAGAATATGTTGGTAAACATACATTTGAGGAAGCTGGAACTTATTCGATACAAATTCATGTAGAAGATGATGAAGATTTACATGAACATGAAACCTATGAAATAGAAGTTCAATAA
- a CDS encoding SCO family protein gives MIKKRVLFFAFLTFILFLTACGKGEIESNMAKQTPDFSFTNQENEAFGSEDLEGKWWIADFIFTNCTTVCLPMTYNMSQLQIMLEDEGIDAELVSFTVDPDVDNPEVLKDYAESYNADLSNWTFLTGYDFETIQELALDPFMTGVKQEPDSDQVTHGVRFFLVNPEGEVIKNYMGTDLEEMEKIVEDLKKVF, from the coding sequence ATGATAAAGAAAAGGGTTTTATTTTTTGCTTTTTTAACATTCATTCTTTTCTTAACAGCTTGTGGAAAAGGTGAAATCGAATCGAATATGGCTAAGCAAACACCTGATTTCAGCTTTACCAATCAAGAAAATGAAGCATTTGGTTCAGAAGATTTAGAAGGAAAATGGTGGATTGCAGACTTTATATTTACCAATTGTACGACCGTCTGCCTTCCGATGACTTATAACATGTCACAATTACAAATTATGCTAGAAGATGAAGGAATCGACGCAGAATTAGTATCCTTTACTGTAGATCCAGATGTAGATAACCCAGAAGTCCTAAAAGATTATGCCGAAAGCTATAACGCCGATTTATCTAATTGGACATTTCTAACTGGCTATGACTTTGAAACAATTCAAGAGCTCGCATTAGATCCTTTTATGACAGGCGTGAAACAAGAGCCTGATAGTGATCAAGTCACACATGGCGTACGATTCTTTTTAGTCAATCCAGAAGGTGAAGTTATTAAAAATTATATGGGTACAGATTTAGAAGAAATGGAAAAGATTGTAGAAGACTTGAAAAAGGTTTTCTAA
- the rapZ gene encoding RNase adapter RapZ: MVDDTQQQLVIITGMSGAGKTVAVQSFEDIGYYCIDNLPPILLPQFIEMMKDSKNNMKKIALVMDLRGRAFFDSLFKALDSLDEMDWIQEHIIFLDATDESLVSRYKETRRSHPLAIGGLPLIGIQREREILGDLRGRAQRIIDTTTLKPKELREKIVYHYARDHQEVFSVHFVSFGFKYGILIDADLVFDVRFLPNPHYIPQLQPLTGLNSEVSSYVLKWSETQKFKERIIDLLEFVLPQYKKEGKSQLVVAIGCTGGQHRSVTLAEDFANELSGKYTTYITHRDIDKRKG; encoded by the coding sequence ATGGTAGATGACACACAACAACAATTAGTTATTATTACTGGAATGTCCGGCGCGGGAAAAACAGTAGCTGTCCAAAGCTTTGAAGATATTGGCTATTATTGTATTGATAATTTACCGCCAATTTTATTACCACAATTTATCGAAATGATGAAGGACTCAAAGAATAACATGAAAAAAATCGCCTTAGTAATGGATTTACGAGGAAGAGCATTCTTCGATTCCTTATTTAAGGCGCTGGATTCGTTAGATGAGATGGACTGGATACAGGAGCATATTATTTTCTTAGATGCAACGGATGAATCATTGGTTAGTCGTTATAAAGAAACAAGACGCTCACATCCATTAGCAATTGGTGGTTTGCCTCTTATAGGTATTCAACGTGAAAGAGAAATTTTAGGTGATTTGCGTGGAAGGGCACAGCGCATTATTGATACAACTACATTAAAGCCAAAAGAATTACGGGAAAAAATTGTTTATCATTATGCGAGAGATCATCAAGAGGTTTTCTCTGTGCATTTTGTTTCATTTGGCTTTAAATATGGAATTTTAATTGATGCAGATTTAGTATTTGATGTTCGATTTTTACCTAATCCACATTATATTCCACAATTACAACCATTAACAGGACTAAACAGCGAAGTATCATCTTATGTATTAAAATGGTCAGAAACACAGAAGTTCAAGGAACGTATTATTGATTTATTAGAATTTGTTTTACCACAGTATAAGAAAGAGGGGAAGTCACAGTTAGTCGTTGCGATTGGCTGTACAGGTGGACAACATCGTTCAGTAACACTTGCGGAGGATTTTGCAAATGAGCTGTCCGGCAAGTATACAACCTATATTACCCATCGTGATATTGATAAAAGAAAGGGATAA